From one Anaerococcus prevotii DSM 20548 genomic stretch:
- a CDS encoding prealbumin-like fold domain-containing protein, which yields MAIDAQYKKVDTAYKELSAKYEFVDGVDADNVVTLTSNVNSKRAIEDLAGGTYFLQETNTHEGYAKLTRDFVFKVGENSWNTQVDIDFAKDKDG from the coding sequence ATAGCTATTGATGCTCAATACAAAAAAGTTGACACAGCGTATAAAGAACTTTCTGCTAAATACGAATTTGTTGATGGTGTGGACGCAGATAATGTTGTAACACTAACTTCAAATGTTAATAGTAAGCGTGCAATAGAGGATCTTGCAGGAGGAACATACTTCCTGCAAGAGACAAATACCCATGAAGGATATGCTAAACTAACAAGAGACTTTGTATTTAAAGTAGGTGAAAATTCTTGGAACACACAAGTTGATATTGACTTCGCTAAAGATAAAGATGGTTAA
- a CDS encoding pilin N-terminal domain-containing protein, which produces MKNKLFSIFTALAMVLGILVAPFTSANAAEEAKYENSTNKINIHKILFKEEKAYTDWKPEDHKTSSEITNIKEYFGDKAEEIAGVAYDIYKEEKATDTNKANGQTLNTEFNTSEFKEDKYYSIVKTDKSNRNLGELLTTASGTGDVELEDGSYVIVENADRTTYQDPATGQTVSKQGKAIPVRITLPAALPVENTSGVLHLYPKNTTVDSPDTEKNFTDKIDIKDANNTTKQEEKNNEENYRVSGVGQPVPYTVETVFKPNTNFKNAYWNDQMTKGLTFTQEDLDAMKIYVNGVDKTDSFGKELDGNGYKVVLNDMTLVNGQKENVTVRLEYTAKLNEDSKVEIPESNDVTFHYGNNPIHGNTPKPTKPKENGELEVEKTWADGVPAAGEWASFTLKNANTGKIIGTVKFETKDNNGNLETTTTYTANAEYKPIGNEKNLAGPEKETVSGNKWTFKWTGLDKDLEYKVEEDNNMNETAKFTKGADGKIIIENKKDKNPTPKNPQEPKVVRYGKKFVKADEADGKRLNGAKFVVKHEKENKYLVNKTAEELAKEKSDYDKAVAEYDAIYKNPDAKQDQLDAKFEEVKAKAEALNNKYKWADANDKKAAAKLANVVTLEPKENGKFEITDLQLGKYNLEEIAAPKDYAVRDGVIPFEVTKTSYNKDDSKIGVVYEGTDNVVNEAKDADAQRVDNRKLTIPQTGGIGSLIFVVAGLAIMAGAYVAYRKNQARA; this is translated from the coding sequence ATGAAAAACAAATTATTTTCAATTTTCACAGCACTAGCAATGGTCCTAGGAATCCTAGTAGCTCCATTCACAAGTGCTAATGCGGCTGAAGAAGCCAAGTACGAAAACTCTACAAATAAGATTAATATCCACAAAATCTTATTTAAAGAAGAAAAAGCTTACACCGATTGGAAGCCTGAAGACCACAAAACATCTTCAGAAATCACAAATATCAAAGAATATTTTGGTGACAAAGCAGAAGAGATAGCTGGAGTAGCATACGATATCTATAAAGAAGAGAAAGCTACAGATACTAACAAAGCAAATGGTCAAACTTTAAATACAGAATTTAATACATCTGAATTTAAAGAAGACAAGTATTATTCAATAGTAAAAACAGATAAAAGTAATAGAAATCTTGGAGAGCTACTTACAACAGCGAGTGGTACTGGCGATGTAGAGCTTGAAGACGGATCATATGTAATCGTTGAAAACGCAGATAGAACAACTTATCAAGATCCTGCAACAGGACAAACAGTTTCTAAACAAGGTAAGGCAATCCCAGTAAGAATTACTCTTCCTGCTGCTCTTCCTGTAGAAAATACATCTGGAGTTCTACACCTATATCCAAAAAATACTACAGTAGACTCACCAGACACAGAGAAGAACTTTACTGATAAAATTGACATCAAAGATGCCAACAACACAACAAAACAAGAAGAAAAAAATAATGAAGAAAACTACAGAGTAAGTGGTGTAGGCCAACCTGTACCATATACAGTAGAAACAGTATTTAAACCAAATACAAATTTCAAAAACGCTTACTGGAACGACCAAATGACCAAAGGTCTCACATTTACACAAGAAGATCTAGATGCAATGAAAATCTATGTAAATGGAGTTGATAAAACAGATTCATTTGGTAAAGAGTTAGACGGCAATGGATACAAAGTTGTTCTTAATGACATGACTCTTGTAAATGGACAAAAAGAAAACGTAACAGTTAGACTTGAATACACAGCTAAACTAAACGAAGATTCAAAAGTAGAAATACCAGAATCAAACGATGTAACTTTCCACTATGGTAACAATCCAATTCATGGAAATACTCCTAAACCAACAAAGCCAAAAGAAAATGGCGAATTAGAAGTAGAAAAAACATGGGCTGATGGTGTTCCTGCAGCTGGTGAATGGGCTTCATTTACACTTAAAAATGCAAATACAGGTAAAATAATTGGTACTGTTAAGTTTGAAACTAAAGATAATAATGGTAATCTAGAAACTACAACAACATATACAGCTAACGCTGAGTATAAACCAATTGGTAATGAAAAGAACTTAGCAGGTCCAGAAAAAGAAACTGTTTCTGGAAACAAATGGACATTCAAATGGACTGGTCTTGATAAAGATCTTGAATACAAGGTTGAAGAAGACAACAATATGAACGAAACAGCTAAGTTCACAAAGGGTGCTGATGGTAAAATCATAATCGAAAATAAAAAAGATAAAAACCCAACACCAAAGAACCCACAGGAACCAAAAGTAGTTAGATACGGTAAAAAATTCGTAAAAGCAGACGAAGCTGATGGTAAGAGACTAAACGGAGCTAAATTCGTAGTTAAACACGAAAAAGAAAATAAATACCTAGTTAACAAAACAGCAGAAGAATTAGCAAAAGAAAAATCAGATTACGATAAAGCTGTAGCAGAATACGATGCAATATACAAAAACCCTGATGCTAAGCAAGATCAATTAGATGCTAAATTTGAAGAAGTTAAAGCAAAAGCAGAAGCTCTAAACAACAAATATAAATGGGCAGATGCAAATGATAAAAAAGCTGCTGCAAAATTAGCGAATGTTGTAACACTTGAACCTAAAGAAAATGGTAAGTTTGAAATCACAGATCTACAACTAGGTAAATATAACCTTGAAGAGATTGCAGCTCCAAAAGATTATGCAGTAAGAGATGGAGTAATTCCATTTGAAGTAACAAAAACAAGCTACAACAAAGACGATTCTAAAATTGGTGTAGTATATGAAGGTACTGATAATGTTGTTAATGAAGCAAAAGATGCTGACGCTCAAAGAGTAGACAACAGAAAACTAACAATCCCACAAACAGGTGGTATTGGTTCTCTAATCTTCGTAGTAGCAGGTCTTGCAATCATGGCAGGCGCATACGTAGCATATAGAAAGAACCAAGCTAGAGCTTAG
- a CDS encoding DUF3800 domain-containing protein → MRYKFYYDESYHDPAITQKDGVQNIDLEDASVYFSLCIVGISSDKLEDFINEYTLLENRHKKKIGVNESDEIKGSTFRAKYFKWGLAGIKKDYLYFYNDLFKLLSTYDVIINISIINKFELLVQNLLEDNLKYSEIPWRNFVYAFSKFFNTHKTEKLVRLIHTDNVKASDVLCEINIILDDVIEKMQGYELKRYEVNIAKEIKYVLSNYKIKFNIRDKYQRNYTYSLSGFEDLMDELSISSYDIDLDIDGKGKRIDKVIMSAEALLPGAKITGVDSKQSQGIRVADFVSNLMGRLIRSIDKQLDLNRQEIEEEGDYNKLNLINENWFKVNKDEFECYRTIGKFFSDRSSQYWTTFTGVYNDEVLAVFTIFQYFSDFDDYEEYKKTPIKGHAKKINKIVVEKLREQFIIAGSYCE, encoded by the coding sequence ATGAGATATAAATTTTATTATGATGAGTCTTATCATGACCCAGCAATAACTCAAAAAGATGGTGTCCAAAATATTGATTTGGAGGATGCTTCTGTGTACTTTTCTTTATGTATTGTTGGAATTAGTAGTGATAAACTTGAAGACTTTATAAATGAATATACTTTATTAGAGAATAGACATAAGAAAAAGATTGGCGTTAATGAAAGCGATGAGATTAAAGGTAGTACTTTTAGAGCTAAATATTTTAAGTGGGGATTAGCTGGTATTAAAAAAGATTATCTATATTTCTACAATGACTTATTTAAGTTATTGAGCACATATGATGTTATTATTAATATTTCAATTATAAATAAATTTGAATTACTTGTTCAAAATTTATTGGAAGATAATCTTAAGTACAGTGAGATACCTTGGAGAAATTTTGTATATGCTTTCTCTAAATTTTTCAATACACATAAAACGGAGAAATTAGTAAGGCTTATTCATACAGATAATGTTAAGGCAAGTGATGTACTTTGCGAAATTAATATAATACTCGATGACGTCATTGAAAAAATGCAAGGTTATGAATTAAAGAGATACGAAGTTAATATAGCGAAAGAAATTAAGTATGTACTAAGTAATTATAAGATAAAATTCAATATAAGAGATAAGTATCAACGGAACTATACCTATAGTCTAAGTGGATTTGAAGATTTAATGGACGAATTAAGTATAAGTAGTTATGATATTGATTTGGATATTGATGGCAAAGGAAAAAGAATAGATAAAGTAATAATGTCTGCCGAAGCATTGCTTCCTGGTGCTAAAATTACGGGAGTTGATTCAAAACAGAGTCAAGGTATTAGAGTTGCCGATTTTGTATCTAACTTAATGGGAAGGTTAATAAGATCAATCGATAAGCAGTTAGATTTAAATCGTCAAGAAATAGAAGAAGAAGGAGATTATAATAAACTTAATCTAATCAATGAGAATTGGTTTAAAGTTAACAAAGATGAGTTTGAATGCTATAGAACAATAGGGAAATTTTTTAGCGATAGATCTAGTCAATATTGGACAACATTTACTGGTGTTTACAACGATGAGGTTTTGGCTGTTTTTACGATTTTCCAATATTTTTCCGATTTTGATGATTATGAGGAATACAAAAAAACACCTATTAAAGGCCATGCGAAAAAAATTAATAAGATTGTTGTTGAAAAGCTTAGAGAGCAATTTATTATTGCGGGAAGCTATTGTGAATAA